Below is a genomic region from Xylophilus sp. GW821-FHT01B05.
AGAAGAAGCGCCGCCGGAACGCTTCGGCGGCGGCGCGGCAGTCGTCTTCGCCCACGGCCTGCCGGTCGTCCGCGCACTGCGCACGCAACGCCTTGAGCCGCACGGGATCTGTGGTCAAAGCGTCGGCCAGGTTCTCGGCCGACTGCTGGCCGTACGCGGTCAGCAGCAGGGCCAGCAGCGAAACCGACAAGACGGGAGCGCATCGCATGGCCGTCTCCCGTCAGTTGTTGTAGAAGTTGACGGACTGCGGCGTGTACGGCGTGCCGCTGCCCAGGAAGCGCCGCCGCACTTCGCGGGCGCGCTCGGTGGCCGCCGCCTGCCGCGCCAGTTCCAGCGAGGCGGCGCGGTCTTGCGTGATCTGGAGCTGCTGGGACTGGATGGACTGCTTGGCCTGCAAGGCAAGAAGCTGGTTGGTCGCCTGCTGCGCCTGCAAGGCGCCGGTGGCCGATTGGCTCTGGCTCACGAGGTCGGCCAGCGCGCTTTCGTCTTGGGCCAGGTTCTGCGACACCTGCGCCTGCATCCGCATCGCGGTATGCAGGCCGTCGAGGGTGTTCTTCCAGCGTTCGCGGGCGTCCTGCGCCATGCGGTCGCCGCTGATGGTCGCGGCGTACTGCTCCGGGTACAGACGCGCAAACGTGGCATCCATGCTCTGCACGTCGTAGGCCAGTCCCTGCGCCTCGGCGATCAGGCGTTCGGTGGTGGCGAGCGTGGAGCGCAGGCGGTTAACGATGTTGAAATCGAGGCTCGCCAGATTGCGGGCCTGGTTTATCAACATCTGCGCCTCGTTTTGCAGTTGATTGATCTGGTTGTTGATCTGCTCCATCGTGCGGATTGCCGTCAGCGTGTTCTGCACAAGGTTGGCGGGGTCGATGAACGTGAGGGCCGATGCGGGCTGCGCGGTCAGCAGCGTCACCGACAGCACGGCGGCTAGGGATACGGAGAGAGCACGGATCTTCATGGCGAAACCTCCAGCGGTTGAGAAGCGAGGAAAGAAGCCGCCGCCGGTGAGGACGGCAGCAGGTCGGCAGCCCAGTCGAGGCCGCGATGGCGCAGCCACGCGCCGGCGAAGCCGGGAGCGCCGGCCTGCGTCAGTACGCGGTCAATGTCGCGTTGGTCTTGCGGTGTGGATGCGCCCGCGAAGGCGAGCGCTGCCGGCCCTAGGTCGAGGTCGAACAGGCGATTGCCGAGGCGCGATTGGTAGTAGTAGTCGCGCTTGGGCTGCGCGGTGGCGACGATTTCGACCTGCCGGCTGTTGAGGCCGAAGCCCTCGTAGATCGTGCGAATCTGCGGCTCGGTTGCCTGCGGATTGGGGAGAAAGATTCGACTCGGGCAGCTCTCGATGATCGCGGGCGCGATGCTCGAATCCTTGATGTCGGCGAGCGACTGCGTGGCGAAGATCACCGACACGTTTTTCTTGCGCAGCGTCTTGAGCCATTGCCGGATGCGGGCGGCGAAAGACGGCTCATCGAGGAACAGCCATGCCTCATCGAGAATCAGCAGCGTGGGCGCACCGTCGAAACGCTCATCGAAGCGGGCGAACAGGTAGCGCAGCACCGCTTGCACGGCGGCGGGGCTGTGCATCAGTTCTTCCATCTCGAAGCCCTGCACGTCACCGAAGCCGAGACGATCGGTGTCCGCGTCCAGCAGCTTGCCGTGCGCGCCGCCGAGCACATAGGGCGCGAGTGCCTGCCGCAGCGCGTTCGATTGCAGCAGTACGGACAGCCCGGTGAGCGTGCGTTGCTCCACCGGCGCACCGGCGAGGCTGCCCAGCGCCGACCAGATGACCGCCTTCTCGTCCGGGCCGACCGTCACGCTCTCATGCAGCAGGCGGCCTTCCACCCATTCCCCCGCCCAGGAGCGATAGCTTTCCCGGTCGATACGCGCGAGCGGCTGGAAGGCAATGCCGCCATCGGCACCCAAGTCGTAGTGCTCGCCGCCCAGGCCCAGGATGGTGGCGCGCATCGAGCGGCCCATATCGAAGGCGAACACGCGCGAGCCGCGATAGCGGCGGAATTGCTGCACCAGAATGGCAAGCAACACCGACTTGCCCATGCCAGTCGGGCCGGCGACCAGCATGTGCCCCACGTCGCCGATGTGCGTCACCAGCCGGAACGGCGTGGCGCCATCGGTGCGGGTGACGATCAGCGGCGGGCCATCGAGGTGGTCGTTCTTCTCCGGCCCCGCCCATACGGCGGACAGCGGCATCATGTGCGCCAGGTTCAGCGTCGAAACGATGGGCTGGCGCACGTTGGCGTAAGCGTTGCCGGGGATGGACGACAACCACGCATCCACGGCGTTCAGCGTTTCGGGGATGGTGACGAACCCGCGTCCTTGGATGACGCGCTCCACCATGCGCAGCTTTTCGTCGGCCGCGGCTGGATCGGCATCGAGCACCGTCACCGTTGCAGTGAAGTGACCGAAGGCCACCTGATCGCCACCCAGCTCCTGCATCGCGGCATCCGCGTCGCCCGCCTTGTTGCTGGCGTCGGTATCCACCAGGGGCGATTCCTGCTGAAAGATCGTCTCGCGCAGCAGCGCGATGACGTTCTTGCGCTTGGCGAACCATTGGCGGCGCAGGCGGCCGAGTTCCTTTTCCGCTTCGGCTTTGTCCAGGCAGAGAAAGCGCGTACTCCAGCGGTAGGCAAAACCCAGGCGGTTGAGGTCGTCTAGCAGGCCCGGCCAGGTCGAGGTCGGAAAGCCTCGCACCGACACCACGCGCAGGTGCTGGTCACCCAGCGTCGGCGCTAGACCGCCGACCAGAGCGGAGTCGGCCAGTAGCGCGTCGATGTGGAACGGCACCTCCGGCACGGCCACCGGATAGCGCCGCGTGGACACCGTGGCGTGCAGGTAGGTCAGCGTCTCGGCGTCATCGAGCCAGGTGATTTCCGGCATTACGCCATCGAGCAAGTCGAAGACACGATCGGTTTCCGCCACGAACGCATCGAGCCGACCGCGCCAGTCCACGCCATCGCCGGGCGCGTTCTCGTAGAGCAGCTTGGCCGCGCGGGCGCGCGATTCCTCGGGCGGCAGGTAAGCCAGTGTCAGGTGATAGCCGCTCTCGAAGTGATGCCCCGATTCCTCGAAGGCGGCGCGGCGTTCCTCGTCCACGAGCCAGGACAGCGGTTCGGGGAAGTCGGCGTGCGGGTAATCCGCCGCCGGTCGGCGCTCGGCTTCGATGAACAGCGCCCAGCCCGAGCCCAGGCGGCGCAGCGCGTTGTTGAGGCGTGCCGACGTGGCGATCAGCTCGCCCTGTGTCGCGCTGTCCAGATCAGGCCCGCGAAAGCGCGCCGTGCGCTGGAAAGAGCCGTCCTTGTTCAAGACGACGCCCGGCGCGATCAGCCCGGCCCACGGAAGCCAGTCGGCGAGCAAGGCCGGGCGCTGGCGGTATTCGGCAAGGTTCAGCATGGCGGCGTCCCCCTACACGTCCAAAAGCGGTTTGTGCTTGATGTGCCGAGCGAAGACCTGCATGAACTGCGGATCGACGCGCGCACCCCAGACCGCCAGCGAATGGCCGACGATCCAGAGCACCACACCGGGAATCCACAGTTGCAGGCCCAGCCCGACGGCGGCGGCCAGCGTGCCGTTGGCAATCGCCACGGTGCGCGGCGCACCGCCCATCAGGATCGGCTCGGTGAGTGAGCGATGCAGCGGCACCTCGAAGCCCGCGGTGAAGGCATCCGGGGCGCTCATACGATCGCCCCACCAGAGAACGAGAAGAACGACAGGAAGAACGAGGACGCGGCGAACGCGATGGACAGACCGAAGACGATCTGGATCAGCTTGCGGAAGCCGCCGCTGGTATCGCCGAAGGCCAGCGCCAGGCCGGTGGAAATGATGATGATGACCGCGACGATGCGCGCCACCGGCCCCTGGATGGATTCGAGAATAGAGGTCAGCGGGCCTTCCCACGGCATCGAGGAACCGGCGGCCTGCGCGGTGCCGGCCGTCATCAACATGACGGCGGCCAGCAGCAGGCCATGGTGCGCCGGCGCGGCCAGGCGCCGCAGGCGTGCGAAGGCCGAAGCCGGATTTACGGAAATGCGGAAAGCATGAATGTGCATCTGCGTCATGGCAGTTCTCCAGAGGGTTCAGGGGACGGGGAGGAAACTGGCGGTAGCTCGGGAAACGGCGTTTCCAGCGCATCCGCCATGCGATAGCCCACGCCGTCGAATCCGACGACGCGGGCGATGCTTTCGACGTGGCGCTTGCGGCCACGCCCGGCGATGTGGATGACAACGTTGATGGCCTCAGCGATCAACGCGCGCGGCGGATTCACTGCCACTTCAAGAATTAGCTGCTCCAGGCGCAGCAGCGCGCCCAAGGTGGAACCGGCGTGAATCGTGGCGATGCCACCGGGGTGGCCGGTGCCCCACACCTTGATGAGATCAAGCGCCTCGCCGCCGCGCACCTCACCAACGATCACGCGATCGGGGCGCAAGCGCATCGTGGCGCGCACCAGTTCCTGCATCGACACCACGCCTGCGCGCGTGCGCAGCGGCACATGGTCGCGGGCGGCGCATTGCAGCTCGATGGTGTCTTCGAGCACCAGCACGCGGTCGCCGGTGGCGGCGATCTCGGCCAGCAGCGCGTTCGCCAGCGTGGTCTTGCCGGTGCTGGTGCCGCCGGCGATCAGGATGTTCTGCCGCTCA
It encodes:
- the trbB gene encoding P-type conjugative transfer ATPase TrbB, with product MSAVPQIPSEPRSSAATSQDRRIQMLRTAMGPLIAAALEDPDVVEIMLNPDRTLWVDRLSSGRAPLGVELPEADGERIIRLVAAHVGAEVHRGQPLLTAELPETGERFEGILPPAAPGPAFALRKRAISIIGLDRYVADGILTAGQAEFLRRAVRERQNILIAGGTSTGKTTLANALLAEIAATGDRVLVLEDTIELQCAARDHVPLRTRAGVVSMQELVRATMRLRPDRVIVGEVRGGEALDLIKVWGTGHPGGIATIHAGSTLGALLRLEQLILEVAVNPPRALIAEAINVVIHIAGRGRKRHVESIARVVGFDGVGYRMADALETPFPELPPVSSPSPEPSGELP
- the trbJ gene encoding P-type conjugative transfer protein TrbJ, whose product is MKIRALSVSLAAVLSVTLLTAQPASALTFIDPANLVQNTLTAIRTMEQINNQINQLQNEAQMLINQARNLASLDFNIVNRLRSTLATTERLIAEAQGLAYDVQSMDATFARLYPEQYAATISGDRMAQDARERWKNTLDGLHTAMRMQAQVSQNLAQDESALADLVSQSQSATGALQAQQATNQLLALQAKQSIQSQQLQITQDRAASLELARQAAATERAREVRRRFLGSGTPYTPQSVNFYNN
- a CDS encoding VirB3 family type IV secretion system protein, producing the protein MSAPDAFTAGFEVPLHRSLTEPILMGGAPRTVAIANGTLAAAVGLGLQLWIPGVVLWIVGHSLAVWGARVDPQFMQVFARHIKHKPLLDV
- a CDS encoding TrbC/VirB2 family protein, giving the protein MTQMHIHAFRISVNPASAFARLRRLAAPAHHGLLLAAVMLMTAGTAQAAGSSMPWEGPLTSILESIQGPVARIVAVIIIISTGLALAFGDTSGGFRKLIQIVFGLSIAFAASSFFLSFFSFSGGAIV
- the trbE gene encoding conjugal transfer protein TrbE; this encodes MLNLAEYRQRPALLADWLPWAGLIAPGVVLNKDGSFQRTARFRGPDLDSATQGELIATSARLNNALRRLGSGWALFIEAERRPAADYPHADFPEPLSWLVDEERRAAFEESGHHFESGYHLTLAYLPPEESRARAAKLLYENAPGDGVDWRGRLDAFVAETDRVFDLLDGVMPEITWLDDAETLTYLHATVSTRRYPVAVPEVPFHIDALLADSALVGGLAPTLGDQHLRVVSVRGFPTSTWPGLLDDLNRLGFAYRWSTRFLCLDKAEAEKELGRLRRQWFAKRKNVIALLRETIFQQESPLVDTDASNKAGDADAAMQELGGDQVAFGHFTATVTVLDADPAAADEKLRMVERVIQGRGFVTIPETLNAVDAWLSSIPGNAYANVRQPIVSTLNLAHMMPLSAVWAGPEKNDHLDGPPLIVTRTDGATPFRLVTHIGDVGHMLVAGPTGMGKSVLLAILVQQFRRYRGSRVFAFDMGRSMRATILGLGGEHYDLGADGGIAFQPLARIDRESYRSWAGEWVEGRLLHESVTVGPDEKAVIWSALGSLAGAPVEQRTLTGLSVLLQSNALRQALAPYVLGGAHGKLLDADTDRLGFGDVQGFEMEELMHSPAAVQAVLRYLFARFDERFDGAPTLLILDEAWLFLDEPSFAARIRQWLKTLRKKNVSVIFATQSLADIKDSSIAPAIIESCPSRIFLPNPQATEPQIRTIYEGFGLNSRQVEIVATAQPKRDYYYQSRLGNRLFDLDLGPAALAFAGASTPQDQRDIDRVLTQAGAPGFAGAWLRHRGLDWAADLLPSSPAAASFLASQPLEVSP